A stretch of DNA from Pygocentrus nattereri isolate fPygNat1 chromosome 14, fPygNat1.pri, whole genome shotgun sequence:
TTGCCTGCACAGTATCAGAAAGTGTTTTGTTGTGATGTATGAAATCAACAGGGTTATAAAGGGAGGAATGAAGTCCAGTGTGAGTGAACCTGtttaaaggaaaagaaaagctaGTTAGTGATGACTCAAATCTGTTGTCAGTGGAAATTGTAGTGGTTtggttttgtgtcattttccGCTGGTTACACAGAAACTGAAACTACAAATTTGAATGGCTGTATGGCCTTATGTTTCCATCTAGGCATTTTGGTATTGTTATTTGTGTCAAGCACGGTGATATAGTTCTGTTAACACACATAAGCTTAATGTCAGTGCGGACTTATAGCTGACTTTGCTGGGTTTGAATAGATttgtattttctgtgtttttctgtctcaCAATCAAACATGAAGTGTTTCTGAACATTGCACATTATATTATGATTGGGcaatatggacaaaaaaatctaatgttaaTAATACATGGAGACATGATTCTAACTGCTTATCCCTCTGGGTCACGGgtgggttgctggagcctatcccagcagttgtTGGGCAGAAGgctacaccctggacaggtcgcccgTCCATTGCAGAGCGACATGATGCACAGTAatttgtttttctgaagtttgatAAGTTGAGATTGACGAAGAACCTGAACCTGATATTTCTAATAATGGCCTGGTGCATATTCAGGAAATGACATGTGAACCCACATCATTTCAAACAGAGAATTCAAACTAAACAAACAATATGAGTggaattatttgtatttaactCTTCACACTTTACatattgtgctgcactaaaATGAAGTCATATTAATTATGTTGTCTTTTAGCTGAATACGCAGTtgctcagtgttctttaagtcaGCAGTTCTCAGAAAACGTTAGTTTCCCCTTTGTGGATATTAAGTGCTGCTGATTGGTTGGAATGTATTTCATTTGATTAGGGTTTATTAATATCCATCCTTTTTAAATGAGTACCATGTTTTTAGATATGCTCAAAGCAGATTTAATAAACTGACACAAAACTTATCAAGAAGAGAGACACCTTCTGAGATTTTTCTGCAGGCCCCTTAGGGCCCGCTGTGGCCCCCCAGTGGGCCACGGCCCTCAGTCCAAGAAACTCCACTGAGTACTGATGCTATCCGTGATATACTCAGacaaaatattgttatattgctCATTACTTCATGACATGATGTTTGTCTCTGACGTTAGCAGCATTTTCTGACTCATTTCTGTCTCCGTTTCTGACTATATTCCACTCACACTCACTGCGTTATGTTTGCGTGTTCTGTGTTGAAAGGCACCAGCAATGACCAACTACTAGACTTAGGAGCTGCACTACTGAAAGAGTGAGTGTCCACTCTTTTTCCTGTTGATTTCATTTATCCTTTTGACTCATCCTATCACCATGCCCTGACTCTTCCTTCTCTATGACTCCCAGCTTTATCTATGAGCGGATTTGTCGCCATGGGGACAACAAAGCTATGGTAACTAGGAGCCAGTTGGGTGGGTCTGAGCTGTGCGACCCCAGCCATAAGAGACTTGCACAGTGTCTGCAGCAGATTGGAGACGAGCTGGACAGTAATGTACAACTGCAGAGGTGAGAGGATACAAGGATTCAAGAGTGTGTGGTGGTTGCTGGAAGTTTATTCATGTCATAGTGTGTAATTAGGGAtccagttttttcttttctggtaCTAATATCTGTTAGCCGATACCAAGTGCTGATATCGGTGCACATGTCCTAATACTAAAGTACATAAACATAATTAGAAACTTAATACATAACAGATTCGACCATTCGTTGTATTATTGAgcagtttttaaaattatatttaggtATGGGAGCaagatatggcaaaaatacagtATCACAATGtcataatatttaatttttcaaaCATCTGATAAGTTGGTGCTGACAAAAAAGAATCAGTTGTGACACATTTGTGACCCATTAAAACTACTATCAAAAACTCtaaattcacttatttttaatCAACAATTCTATACTACAATAAATCCAAATAAACGGGCTAATCATGCTCTCATGGTAATGCAGCATGGCGGTTGGTCAGTGTTGTGTGTTGAAGTACTGTCAATGTCCAGAACTGTAACAGTTGTTGCATGTCATTACATAATTTcgtcacaataatgataaatgatataaatgaaaaagtGCCCATTAAAGATATAGTGCCCAGCACTATAATCAGGGTTTAGAAATTGTACAGTTCCAATTTTATAATGACCACGGCTTAGAAACAATGTTGAATGTTGATTGGTCAAGTCTGACTGATATCCGGGCAGTGTCAGTGCTCAGACAGATCGAGTACATTGGATTAATGTACATCATTAAATATTGTacgttttctactttttttttaaagctaattGCGCAATCCACCTATATACTGTGTTCGTAACAGTACATGGTTTATTATTCTCCTAAATGTTTGTAAGTCTGTTGCTAGCTGTAAGGGCAAATTCCACTgaattttcaaactttctgtgtaataaaatggttaagacagagtcgttcagagtggtttggtgtgtaaTGGGCCATTCTCAAGAAGTTTACTGATTCAGAATTATTCAGTGATGATGATAGAAACAAGATGTTCATGTTTAAGGTCCCTatttattctgttatttattttgaatagtaaataaaatgtctatatttacactgtagacattgtgacacTGGTTCCTGCCCGCACTATCCTAAAGATGTGAGTCTAAGTTTCTTAGGAGTGATCCATATCTAATtgaaccactcagaatgaccttgtttacatctctgcAATTGAATTATGctaaaatttggaaaaatcaatggaattccaTTTTAAACCAGTTGCTTAGCCTATGTTTTCCAATAATGTATGGTGTAATACTGGTACAATATGCATCTGTCACATGTTTAAATAATACTGTTTTTACATAGGATGTTCCTACTACTTAAACATGatttatgttttgtattttttaagtgTAGTGCAAATTTTACTGCAGTTTAGATACATGGCCAGTGGGTTATTTGAAGTGTTTGAACTTATGTAGAGTTTGAACTCTATTCCAAATAATTTCTGTTTTGATATTACTGTTATGTTGTTCCTTCAAATATTGTTCTTTAAGCTTCTGCAGTACTCAGATCTGACCTCTAGGTGGCAGTGTGCAGTAGTtacagtctgtctctctgtctctctgacagTATGATAAACGACTCAGCACTACAACCTACGAAAGATGTATTCGTGAAAGTCGCCTGTGAAATCTTCTCTGATGGGAAGTTTAACTGGGGCAGGGTGGTGGCGCTTTTCTACTTTGCTTGTCGGCTTGTAATCAAGGTGAGGATGCACACACAGTTAATGAAACCCTTCCCTTTCCCCGAAGACCTGGATTCTtaccctctcacactcagtcATTCTCAGTGTGGCTGTAAGTGATGATTGCACAATACACACTTTTGTGTCTGGCACCGATACTGAAACCTGGATAATTGGCTGATACCGATACCAGTTTGATAGATAAAGTtgtttgtaaatatttgtgTGCCCCTGATCaaataatgttttgttgtttttttaaatgatcaaaagTTAACTCCttctttacagagaacaaacttaaaaatgCCATTTCTGCATATGTAAGTTCACAGTTTCTATTATTGTTGAGTTCAAtacttcaggaaaaaaacatagaatataaaatatgcagttacttttttgggccacattttgtgtgtttcttttcccaatatgttaaattcagtgtgttttctgtaactGTTTTCACTTGAAGTTTTACATACTGAAACACTTTGTAGACCACTTTCAAGACGTTTCCCCCCTAATGAAATACCCTGTGAAAGGGCTTTACATATGCAAGAGACATTAGTGTTGTATTATAATTAAAAGAAGCTTTATTAGAGgtaggaaaatgtgttttccattatacaTCAAATGTGATTCTTTTACATATgaaaatggatatacagcattttggaattaaaTTCTTTAATTATATTATGATCCAGGGCACCCGAACTTGCATAATATGTTGAACCTTGATGTGGATGTTCTACAACAGCAGGCCAGGTTGGGTCCCATTTCTGTGCCAAGA
This window harbors:
- the LOC108427425 gene encoding apoptosis regulator BAX produces the protein MAAQGEGDAGTSNDQLLDLGAALLKDFIYERICRHGDNKAMVTRSQLGGSELCDPSHKRLAQCLQQIGDELDSNVQLQSMINDSALQPTKDVFVKVACEIFSDGKFNWGRVVALFYFACRLVIKAVVTKVPDIIRTIINWTIDYLRDHVITWIREQGGWEGIRSYFGTPTWQTVGVFLAGVLATVLVMRKM